One genomic segment of Burkholderiales bacterium includes these proteins:
- the rpoB gene encoding DNA-directed RNA polymerase subunit beta, whose protein sequence is MSYSFTEKKRIRKSFAKRASVLPVPFLLATQLESYAAFLQAAVAPDKRATQGLQAAFQSIFPISSHSGNARLDFVSYFLGMPPFDVKECQQRGLTYASPLRAQVRLTIMDREASKPTVKEVKEQEVYMGEIPLMTNTGSFVINGTERVIVSQLHRSPGVFFEHDRGKTHSSGKLLFSARIIPYRGSWLDFEYDPKDYLYFRVDRRRKMPVTILLKAIGYTPEQILKEFFAFDTFHLGKKTTQFELVPERMRGEIARFDISTKTGKLIVAKDKRVTVKHVRDLEQAGIKKIAVPDDFLIGRVLAHNVIDKESGEIIAAANDEITEPVLSKLQDAEVGQFNTLYTNDLDQGAYISQTLRIDETTDQLAAQVAIYRMMRPGEPPTEDAVKALFKGLFYAEERYHLSAVGRMKFNRRVGRTELTGAGTLSNEDITAVIRILVELRNGRGEIDDIDHLGNRRVRSVGELAENQFRSGLVRVERAVKERLSQAESENLMPHDLINAKPVSAAIREFFGSSQLSQFMDQTNPLSEITHKRRVSALGPGGLTRERAGFEVRDVHPTHYGRVCPIETPEGPNIGLINSLALYARTNEYGFMETPYRRVGNGQVTDHIDYLSAIEEGQFVIAQANAALDKKGKFTDEIVSCRHRNEFELAAPERIQYMDVAPSQIVSVAASLIPFLEHDDANRALMGSNMQRQAVPCLRAEKPLVGTGIERTVAVDSGTAVQAVRGGTVDYVDAARIVVRVRDEETVTGEAGVDIYNLIKYTRSNQNTNINQRPLVRVGDVLARGDVVADGASTDMGELALGQNLLVAFMPWNGYNFEDSILISERIVAEDRFTSIHIEELQIVARDTKLGAEEITRDISNLSETMLGRLDESGIIHIGAEVEAGDVLVGKVTPKGETQLTPEEKLLRAIFGEKASDVKDTSLRVPSGMSGTVIEVQVFTREGIERDKRARQIIEDELKRYKKDLADQMRIVENDAFGRIERLLLGKTVNGGPKRIAKGSKITKTYLAEVERHHWFDIRLANDESSRQLEQLKDGIAQKRVDFDAAFEEKKKKLTSGDELPPGVQKMVKVYVAVKRRLQPGDKMAGRHGNKGVISKIVPVEDMPYMEDGTPMDIVLNPLGVPSRMNVGQILETHLGWASKGLGRKIGDMLAAQTKVAEVRKLLTQIYNSSGTIEDLASLSDDEVLHLAFNLKQGVPFATPVFDGATETEIKDMLTLAGLPRSGQVQLHDGRTGDVFDRPVTVGYMHVLKLHHLVDDKMHARSTGPYSLVTQQPLGGKAQFGGQRFGEMEVWALEAYGAAYTLQEMLTVKSDDVSGRTKVYENIVKGEHKIDAGMPESFNVLVKEIRSLAIDIDLDRF, encoded by the coding sequence ATGAGCTATTCTTTTACCGAGAAAAAACGCATCCGCAAGAGTTTCGCCAAGCGCGCAAGCGTCCTGCCGGTGCCGTTTCTTCTTGCCACCCAGCTCGAGTCTTACGCGGCCTTTTTGCAGGCCGCCGTTGCGCCTGACAAACGGGCCACGCAGGGTCTGCAGGCCGCTTTTCAGTCGATTTTTCCGATTTCCAGCCATTCCGGCAACGCGCGACTCGACTTTGTCAGCTATTTTCTCGGCATGCCGCCGTTCGACGTCAAGGAATGCCAGCAGCGCGGCCTGACTTATGCAAGCCCGCTGCGCGCCCAGGTGCGCCTGACCATCATGGATCGCGAGGCGAGCAAGCCGACGGTCAAGGAAGTCAAGGAGCAGGAGGTCTACATGGGCGAGATTCCGTTGATGACGAATACCGGTTCGTTCGTCATCAATGGCACCGAGCGCGTGATCGTTTCGCAATTGCATCGTTCGCCGGGCGTGTTTTTCGAGCACGACCGCGGCAAGACCCATTCCTCGGGCAAACTGCTGTTCTCGGCGCGCATCATTCCGTATCGGGGTTCGTGGCTCGATTTCGAATACGATCCGAAAGATTATCTGTACTTCCGCGTCGACCGCCGCCGCAAGATGCCGGTCACGATTCTGCTGAAAGCAATCGGCTACACGCCGGAGCAGATACTCAAGGAATTTTTCGCGTTCGATACGTTTCATCTCGGCAAGAAGACGACACAATTCGAACTCGTCCCCGAACGCATGCGTGGCGAAATCGCGCGCTTCGATATCAGCACCAAGACCGGCAAGCTGATCGTCGCCAAGGACAAGCGCGTTACCGTCAAGCACGTGCGCGACCTCGAGCAGGCGGGCATCAAGAAAATTGCCGTTCCGGACGATTTTCTGATCGGCCGCGTCCTGGCCCACAACGTGATCGACAAGGAATCGGGCGAAATCATCGCCGCTGCCAACGACGAGATCACCGAACCGGTACTGAGCAAATTGCAGGACGCCGAAGTCGGCCAGTTCAATACGCTCTACACGAATGATCTCGATCAGGGCGCCTACATCTCGCAAACGCTGCGCATCGACGAGACGACCGACCAGTTGGCCGCACAGGTCGCGATCTATCGCATGATGCGTCCCGGCGAACCGCCGACCGAAGATGCCGTGAAGGCGCTGTTCAAAGGTCTGTTCTATGCCGAGGAGCGTTACCACCTGTCGGCCGTCGGCCGCATGAAATTCAACCGCCGTGTCGGCCGCACCGAATTGACCGGGGCGGGAACCTTGTCGAACGAAGACATCACGGCGGTCATCAGGATTCTGGTCGAGCTGCGCAATGGCCGCGGCGAGATCGACGATATCGATCACCTCGGCAACCGGCGCGTGCGTTCGGTCGGCGAGCTTGCGGAAAACCAGTTCCGTTCCGGATTGGTGCGCGTCGAGCGGGCCGTCAAGGAACGCTTGTCCCAGGCCGAGTCGGAAAACCTGATGCCGCACGATCTCATCAACGCCAAACCGGTATCGGCCGCGATCCGCGAATTTTTCGGGTCGAGCCAGTTGAGTCAGTTCATGGATCAGACCAATCCGCTGTCCGAGATTACCCATAAGCGCCGGGTCTCGGCGCTCGGACCCGGCGGCTTGACGCGCGAGCGCGCCGGGTTTGAGGTGCGCGACGTGCATCCGACGCACTACGGCCGCGTCTGCCCAATCGAAACCCCGGAAGGTCCGAACATCGGTCTGATCAATTCGCTCGCTTTGTATGCGCGTACCAACGAATACGGCTTTATGGAAACGCCGTATCGCAGGGTCGGCAATGGCCAGGTCACCGACCATATCGATTACCTGTCCGCCATTGAGGAAGGCCAGTTCGTGATTGCGCAGGCCAATGCCGCGCTCGACAAGAAGGGCAAGTTCACCGACGAGATCGTTTCGTGCCGGCATCGCAACGAATTCGAGCTGGCGGCGCCCGAGCGCATCCAGTACATGGATGTTGCGCCATCGCAGATCGTGTCGGTCGCGGCTTCGTTGATCCCGTTCCTCGAGCACGACGATGCCAATCGCGCGCTGATGGGTTCGAACATGCAGCGCCAGGCGGTGCCTTGCCTGCGCGCCGAGAAACCTTTGGTCGGCACCGGCATCGAGCGCACCGTTGCGGTCGATTCGGGAACGGCGGTCCAGGCTGTGCGCGGTGGCACCGTCGACTATGTCGACGCAGCACGTATCGTCGTTCGCGTGCGTGATGAGGAAACGGTCACCGGCGAAGCGGGCGTCGATATCTACAATCTGATCAAGTACACGCGCTCGAATCAGAACACCAATATCAACCAGCGTCCGCTGGTCAGGGTTGGCGACGTCCTCGCCAGAGGCGATGTCGTGGCGGACGGCGCGTCGACGGATATGGGCGAACTCGCGCTGGGGCAGAATCTGCTGGTCGCTTTCATGCCTTGGAACGGCTACAACTTCGAGGATTCGATCCTGATCTCGGAGCGCATCGTCGCCGAAGACCGCTTCACATCGATCCACATCGAAGAGCTGCAAATCGTGGCGCGCGACACCAAGCTCGGCGCCGAAGAGATCACGCGCGACATTTCCAATCTGTCGGAAACGATGCTCGGCCGGCTCGACGAATCGGGCATCATTCATATCGGCGCCGAAGTCGAAGCCGGCGATGTGCTGGTCGGAAAAGTGACGCCAAAGGGTGAAACGCAACTGACGCCGGAAGAAAAACTGCTGCGCGCGATTTTTGGCGAAAAGGCTTCCGACGTAAAGGACACCAGCTTGCGCGTGCCTTCCGGCATGTCGGGAACCGTCATCGAAGTCCAGGTGTTTACGCGCGAAGGCATAGAGCGCGACAAGCGCGCCAGGCAGATCATCGAGGATGAACTGAAGCGCTACAAAAAAGATCTCGCCGACCAGATGCGCATCGTCGAAAACGATGCTTTCGGCCGCATCGAGCGGCTGTTGCTCGGCAAGACGGTTAATGGCGGCCCCAAACGCATAGCAAAAGGCAGCAAAATCACCAAGACCTATCTGGCGGAGGTCGAACGCCACCACTGGTTCGATATCCGCCTCGCCAATGATGAATCCAGCCGTCAGCTTGAGCAGTTGAAAGACGGTATTGCGCAGAAGCGCGTCGATTTCGATGCCGCGTTCGAAGAGAAGAAAAAGAAGCTCACGAGCGGTGATGAGCTGCCGCCGGGCGTGCAGAAAATGGTCAAGGTTTACGTCGCCGTCAAACGCCGCCTGCAGCCTGGCGACAAAATGGCCGGACGCCACGGCAATAAAGGCGTGATCTCGAAAATCGTGCCGGTCGAAGATATGCCGTACATGGAGGACGGCACGCCGATGGACATCGTGCTGAATCCGCTCGGTGTGCCGTCGCGGATGAACGTCGGCCAGATTCTGGAAACGCATCTCGGCTGGGCGTCGAAAGGTTTAGGCCGGAAAATCGGCGACATGCTGGCAGCGCAGACCAAGGTCGCGGAAGTCCGCAAGCTGCTGACCCAGATATACAACTCGAGCGGGACGATCGAAGATTTGGCGTCGTTGTCGGATGACGAAGTGCTGCATCTCGCCTTCAACCTCAAACAGGGTGTGCCCTTCGCGACGCCAGTGTTCGACGGCGCCACCGAAACCGAGATCAAGGACATGCTGACCTTGGCCGGCCTGCCGCGCTCGGGCCAGGTGCAATTGCACGATGGGCGTACCGGCGATGTGTTCGATCGCCCGGTCACGGTCGGCTACATGCATGTGCTGAAGCTGCATCATCTGGTCGACGACAAGATGCATGCGCGCTCGACCGGCCCGTACAGCCTGGTCACGCAGCAGCCGTTGGGCGGCAAGGCGCAATTCGGCGGCCAGCGTTTTGGTGAAATGGAAGTCTGGGCGCTGGAAGCGTACGGCGCAGCCTATACGCTGCAGGAGATGCTGACGGTTAAATCCGACGACGTTTCCGGGCGCACGAAAGTCTACGAGAACATCGTCAAGGGCGAGCACAAGATCGACGCCGGCATGCCGGAATCCTTCAACGTGCTGGTCAAGGAAATCCGCTCGCTCGCGATCGATATCGATCTGGATCGGTTTTAA
- the nusG gene encoding transcription termination/antitermination protein NusG, with amino-acid sequence MIRWYVVHAYSGYEKSVQRTLLDRIQRAGMQDKFGQILVPVEEVVEMKSGQKSISERKFFPGYVLVEMEMTDETWHLVKSTPKVTGFIGGSAMKPTPISAKEVQNILHQIQEGVEKPKPKVLFEVGEAVRVKEGPFTDFHGNVEDVNYDKSKIRVSVSIFGRSTPVELDFGQVEKA; translated from the coding sequence ATGATCCGCTGGTACGTAGTTCACGCTTATTCCGGCTACGAAAAGAGCGTGCAGCGCACGCTGCTCGACCGCATCCAGCGCGCCGGCATGCAGGATAAATTCGGCCAGATCCTGGTTCCGGTCGAAGAAGTCGTCGAGATGAAAAGCGGCCAGAAAAGCATTTCCGAACGCAAATTCTTCCCGGGCTACGTGCTGGTCGAAATGGAAATGACCGATGAAACCTGGCATCTGGTCAAAAGTACGCCGAAAGTCACGGGTTTCATCGGCGGCTCGGCCATGAAACCGACGCCGATCTCGGCCAAGGAAGTACAGAACATCCTGCACCAGATTCAGGAAGGCGTCGAAAAGCCGAAGCCGAAAGTATTGTTCGAAGTCGGCGAAGCGGTACGCGTCAAGGAAGGCCCGTTCACCGATTTCCACGGCAACGTCGAAGACGTCAATTATGACAAGAGCAAGATACGCGTGTCGGTTTCGATTTTTGGGCGATCGACGCCGGTCGAACTGGATTTTGGGCAAGTCGAGAAAGCGTAG
- the rplA gene encoding 50S ribosomal protein L1, whose protein sequence is MAKISKRFAAIQKKIDRNQTYAVADALKLVKENATAKFDESVDVAINLGIDAKKSDQLVRGAVVLPKGTGKTVRVAVFAQGENAQKAKAAGADIVGLEDLAEQIRAGNIDFDVAIASPDTMRVVGGLGQILGPRGLMPNPKVGTVTPDVATAVRNAKAGQVQYRTDKAGIIQCAIGRASFSVDALRENLLALVDALNKAKPATSKGIYLRKIALSSTMGGGVRVDTTSLAAQQQSQR, encoded by the coding sequence ATGGCCAAAATATCGAAACGCTTTGCCGCGATCCAGAAGAAGATCGACCGCAACCAGACTTACGCGGTCGCCGACGCGCTAAAACTGGTCAAGGAAAACGCGACTGCCAAATTCGATGAATCGGTCGACGTGGCTATCAACCTAGGGATCGATGCGAAGAAGTCCGATCAGTTGGTGCGCGGGGCCGTGGTGCTGCCTAAGGGCACCGGAAAAACCGTGCGCGTCGCCGTATTCGCGCAAGGCGAAAACGCGCAAAAAGCCAAAGCTGCCGGCGCCGATATCGTCGGGCTTGAAGACCTCGCCGAGCAGATCAGGGCCGGCAACATCGATTTCGATGTCGCCATCGCCAGCCCTGACACCATGCGCGTGGTAGGCGGCCTTGGGCAAATTCTGGGACCACGCGGTTTGATGCCGAATCCCAAAGTTGGCACGGTGACTCCGGATGTTGCGACCGCCGTCAGGAATGCGAAGGCCGGGCAGGTGCAATATCGTACGGACAAAGCCGGGATCATCCAGTGCGCGATTGGCCGCGCATCTTTTTCGGTCGATGCACTGCGGGAAAATCTGCTGGCGCTGGTCGATGCCTTGAATAAAGCCAAGCCGGCGACTTCCAAGGGCATTTACCTGCGCAAGATCGCTTTGTCGAGCACGATGGGCGGCGGCGTCAGGGTCGATACGACGAGCCTGGCAGCGCAACAGCAGTCGCAACGTTAA
- the rplK gene encoding 50S ribosomal protein L11 encodes MAKKIVGYIKLQVPAGKANPSPPIGPALGQRGLNIMEFCKSFNAQTQGMEAGLPIPVVITAFADKTFSFIMKTPPATVLIKKAAGIQKGSPRPHTDKVGKLTRAQAEQIAKAKQPDLTASDMDAAVRTIAGSARSMGIEVEGV; translated from the coding sequence ATGGCGAAGAAAATCGTTGGTTACATCAAGCTGCAAGTTCCGGCCGGCAAGGCCAATCCAAGCCCGCCGATCGGCCCGGCGCTTGGTCAACGCGGCCTCAACATCATGGAATTCTGCAAGTCGTTCAACGCGCAAACGCAGGGCATGGAAGCCGGGTTGCCGATCCCCGTGGTCATCACCGCGTTCGCCGACAAGACCTTCAGTTTCATCATGAAGACGCCGCCGGCGACTGTCCTGATCAAGAAGGCCGCCGGGATACAGAAGGGCAGCCCTCGTCCGCATACCGACAAGGTCGGCAAACTGACGCGCGCTCAGGCCGAGCAGATCGCCAAGGCCAAGCAACCCGATCTGACCGCCAGCGATATGGATGCGGCCGTCCGCACGATCGCCGGCAGTGCGCGCAGCATGGGCATAGAAGTCGAGGGGGTTTGA
- the rplL gene encoding 50S ribosomal protein L7/L12, producing the protein MALAKADILDAIGNLTVLELSGLIKDMEEKFGVSAAAAVAAAAPAAAAAPAAEEKTEFTVVLNTVGESKVNVIKVVRAITGLGLKEAKDLVDGAPKPVKEGIPKADAEAIQKQLTDAGATAEVK; encoded by the coding sequence ATGGCTCTGGCCAAAGCAGATATTTTGGATGCAATCGGCAATCTGACGGTGCTCGAACTTTCGGGCCTGATCAAGGATATGGAAGAAAAATTTGGCGTCTCGGCAGCGGCCGCTGTAGCCGCCGCCGCGCCAGCCGCAGCGGCAGCCCCGGCAGCCGAAGAAAAGACCGAATTCACGGTCGTCCTGAATACGGTCGGCGAAAGCAAGGTCAACGTGATCAAGGTTGTACGCGCCATCACCGGACTGGGTTTGAAAGAAGCCAAGGACCTGGTTGACGGGGCGCCCAAGCCGGTCAAGGAAGGTATACCGAAGGCCGATGCCGAAGCGATCCAGAAGCAATTGACCGACGCCGGCGCGACCGCTGAAGTCAAGTAA
- the rplJ gene encoding 50S ribosomal protein L10 encodes MALNLEQKKSVVAEISAEVKGAQAIVVAEYRHLQVGEITKLRAKARGSGVYFRVLKNTLARRAVADTPFAGLADHMVGPLAYGMSSDPVAVARVLHDFAKGSNEKFVIKAGAMAGSVMNAKDVANLATLPGRDQLLAMLMGTMKAPIGKFVRTLNEVPGKFVRTMAALRDSKQTAEQATEQAAA; translated from the coding sequence TTGGCTTTAAATCTGGAACAGAAAAAATCGGTCGTCGCTGAAATCAGTGCCGAAGTCAAAGGCGCGCAAGCAATCGTCGTTGCCGAATACCGTCATTTGCAAGTCGGCGAAATAACGAAGTTGCGAGCGAAAGCGCGCGGTTCGGGCGTGTATTTTCGCGTCTTAAAAAACACGCTCGCGCGCCGTGCCGTCGCCGATACGCCATTTGCCGGACTTGCCGACCACATGGTCGGACCGCTGGCTTATGGCATGTCGAGCGATCCGGTCGCGGTCGCCAGGGTGCTGCATGACTTCGCGAAGGGCAGCAACGAGAAATTCGTAATCAAGGCGGGCGCCATGGCGGGCTCGGTCATGAATGCGAAAGACGTCGCGAATCTGGCCACTTTGCCGGGCCGCGATCAGTTGCTCGCCATGCTGATGGGAACCATGAAAGCGCCGATCGGGAAATTCGTTCGAACCTTGAATGAAGTCCCCGGCAAATTCGTGCGCACCATGGCGGCACTACGCGACAGCAAGCAGACGGCCGAACAAGCAACCGAACAGGCTGCCGCCTAG
- the secE gene encoding preprotein translocase subunit SecE — translation MADKIKLAIAALLVIAGIAGFYYLDGSPTIIRVLSVLGGLVLAAVVGWTSAPGKQFFAFAKDSIEETKKVVWPTRKETFQTTGIVFLFVLVMAIFLWIVDASLLWAVERLMGRGGA, via the coding sequence ACAAGATCAAGCTGGCTATCGCAGCGCTACTCGTCATCGCCGGCATCGCCGGTTTTTATTACCTGGACGGAAGTCCGACCATCATTCGCGTCCTGTCGGTACTCGGCGGCCTCGTGCTCGCCGCGGTTGTCGGCTGGACCAGCGCGCCTGGCAAGCAGTTTTTTGCGTTCGCCAAGGATTCTATCGAAGAGACGAAAAAGGTAGTCTGGCCGACCCGCAAGGAGACGTTCCAGACCACCGGCATCGTGTTTTTGTTCGTGCTCGTGATGGCGATTTTCCTCTGGATTGTCGATGCCTCGTTGTTGTGGGCGGTTGAAAGGCTGATGGGACGAGGGGGCGCATGA